Proteins from a genomic interval of Coraliomargarita sinensis:
- a CDS encoding inorganic diphosphatase — MDHSKHNFQPYKPHPWHGIEPATNHAGTVRAFIEVTQYDRIKFEVDPDTGYLCVDRPQRNSSLPPVPYGFIPKTLCGSKTGNQVREGVEGDGDALDICVLCEHEITRSEVVLNARIVGGFLTFDSGMADPKLIAVLDGDLLWGNIQDLSDVPPRLIDRLEHYFRQYKVERGRENPVEIEGRCDRKKAMQLLEASLEDYTKQFA, encoded by the coding sequence GTGGACCATTCAAAACATAATTTTCAGCCTTACAAACCCCACCCCTGGCATGGTATTGAACCGGCGACAAATCACGCAGGCACCGTGCGGGCCTTTATCGAAGTCACACAGTATGACCGGATCAAGTTCGAGGTCGACCCTGACACTGGCTATCTCTGCGTCGACCGTCCGCAGCGTAATTCCAGCCTGCCACCTGTCCCCTACGGCTTCATTCCCAAGACCCTTTGCGGCAGCAAGACCGGCAACCAGGTCCGCGAGGGTGTGGAGGGTGACGGCGATGCCCTGGACATCTGCGTGCTCTGCGAGCACGAGATCACCCGCTCCGAAGTCGTTCTCAACGCACGCATCGTGGGCGGGTTCCTGACTTTTGATTCAGGTATGGCCGACCCAAAACTGATCGCGGTACTCGATGGTGACCTTCTCTGGGGAAACATCCAGGATCTCAGCGATGTGCCGCCGCGCTTGATTGATCGACTGGAGCACTACTTCCGGCAGTACAAGGTCGAACGCGGACGCGAAAATCCAGTCGAGATTGAGGGGCGCTGCGACCGCAAAAAAGCCATGCAATTACTCGAAGCTTCACTGGAAGATTACACCAAGCAGTTTGCATAA
- a CDS encoding alpha-amylase family glycosyl hydrolase: MNFYLYLFTVFILSLQTSCAKQDFERPWNKDVIYFVMTDRFFDGDPSNNRPEGSDPLLYDPAQAHIDRYHGGDFRGLELALESGYFNALGVTTIWITPPVRNVWNSSFDLHDAPKTGYHGYWAQDFLDIDPHLVSKRSLDGHVNYPDSREGRMQHYKDLVERAHSKGIKIVQDIVCNHAGPVFYYDANGNDAFDHQLKSEWIQPYNDSSRYGNAAWTDIPKWNLARTEPGSTQTVLGQRLPLNGSLAQLSSYGRKGMSPGSLGASNGEEVLCDFFSLRDFNTAPDSPHFDALVDDFVEIYAFYIETIGVDGFRIDTVKHVHHGFWDAFTHRLRERLGAEQAEKLILFGEVYDGNPAALGQYTYRSDWPEEQGPAIDSLLNFQFCYAVRSYLRTGNDSFGTAHGIENAIRALGSRPQDGRERPYYNQTAGPDGLNASEKIVNFVENHDGINRFRVRGVSQARHFLANALTLAMPGIPCLYYGSETALQDELAGPNEDAETGRMTYIRADNPQALEENPQDEHFQAMAELIRLRQTLPALHGFEIQPLWVDSPAAETDDGIFAFARGGRDAAPVVVVMNASDKKASTSIPGHRMQLIDSSGAPLLQPGERLERVPLLRDEGDTASVELVWEGDQPKASIKANPESFHLFRVIKE; this comes from the coding sequence ATGAATTTCTACCTCTACCTCTTTACCGTCTTCATATTAAGCCTGCAAACGTCTTGCGCGAAACAGGACTTTGAGCGCCCCTGGAATAAGGATGTCATCTATTTCGTAATGACCGATCGTTTCTTTGATGGCGATCCGTCCAACAACCGCCCCGAAGGTAGTGATCCTTTACTCTACGATCCGGCGCAGGCCCACATCGACCGATATCACGGGGGTGACTTTCGAGGACTCGAGCTCGCACTGGAAAGTGGCTACTTTAATGCTCTCGGCGTTACCACCATCTGGATCACCCCGCCGGTGCGTAACGTCTGGAATTCTTCATTCGATTTGCACGATGCGCCAAAAACTGGCTACCACGGCTACTGGGCACAGGACTTTCTCGACATTGATCCCCACCTTGTGTCGAAGCGCTCATTGGACGGACACGTAAACTATCCCGACTCACGGGAGGGACGGATGCAGCACTACAAGGATCTCGTCGAACGGGCCCACAGTAAAGGCATCAAGATCGTGCAGGACATTGTCTGTAATCATGCCGGGCCGGTCTTTTATTATGACGCCAATGGGAACGACGCCTTCGACCACCAGCTCAAGAGCGAGTGGATTCAGCCTTACAACGATTCCAGCAGGTACGGGAATGCCGCTTGGACTGACATCCCGAAGTGGAATCTGGCGCGCACCGAACCCGGCTCGACGCAAACCGTTCTCGGTCAGCGCTTGCCCTTAAACGGTAGCCTAGCCCAACTTTCCAGTTATGGTCGCAAGGGCATGTCGCCCGGAAGCCTGGGTGCCTCGAACGGCGAAGAAGTGTTGTGTGATTTCTTTTCGCTGCGGGACTTCAATACCGCTCCGGACAGTCCGCACTTCGATGCGCTGGTCGACGACTTCGTGGAAATCTATGCGTTCTATATTGAAACCATCGGGGTGGACGGTTTCCGCATCGATACGGTCAAGCACGTGCACCATGGCTTTTGGGATGCCTTCACCCATCGCCTGCGTGAACGACTCGGAGCAGAGCAAGCAGAGAAACTTATCCTTTTCGGAGAAGTCTACGACGGCAATCCGGCAGCGCTCGGCCAATATACTTACCGCAGCGATTGGCCCGAGGAACAGGGACCAGCCATCGACTCGCTGCTCAACTTTCAGTTCTGCTACGCCGTGCGCAGCTATCTGCGAACAGGCAACGACAGCTTCGGTACAGCCCACGGTATCGAAAATGCCATCCGGGCTCTAGGTTCGAGGCCGCAAGATGGGCGTGAGCGCCCCTACTACAATCAGACCGCTGGCCCGGATGGTCTCAATGCCTCAGAGAAAATCGTCAACTTCGTGGAAAACCATGACGGGATCAACCGCTTCCGGGTGCGGGGTGTGAGTCAAGCGCGGCATTTTCTCGCCAACGCACTCACCCTGGCAATGCCCGGCATTCCCTGCCTTTACTACGGCAGTGAGACCGCTCTGCAGGACGAACTCGCCGGGCCCAACGAGGATGCCGAAACCGGACGTATGACATACATCCGCGCCGATAATCCACAAGCGCTGGAGGAGAATCCCCAAGACGAGCACTTTCAAGCCATGGCTGAACTCATCCGTTTGCGGCAGACTCTGCCAGCGCTGCATGGCTTCGAGATTCAACCGCTCTGGGTGGACAGCCCTGCCGCCGAAACGGACGATGGCATTTTCGCTTTTGCGCGGGGTGGCCGGGATGCCGCACCGGTCGTCGTGGTGATGAATGCAAGCGACAAAAAAGCCAGCACCTCGATTCCCGGCCACCGGATGCAACTGATCGATAGCTCCGGTGCGCCGCTTCTTCAACCGGGCGAGCGGTTGGAGAGGGTTCCCCTCCTTCGGGATGAAGGCGACACCGCATCAGTGGAGCTCGTTTGGGAGGGGGATCAACCGAAAGCCAGTATCAAGGCGAACCCGGAGAGTTTCCACTTGTTTCGAGTGATAAAGGAATAG